A window from Theropithecus gelada isolate Dixy chromosome 1, Tgel_1.0, whole genome shotgun sequence encodes these proteins:
- the PLA2G2E gene encoding group IIE secretory phospholipase A2, whose protein sequence is MKPPHVLVFLCLLVALVTGNLVQFGVMIEKMTGKSALQYNDYGCYCGVGGSHWPVDETDWCCHAHDCCYGRLEKLGCEPKLEKYLFSVSKRGIFCAGRTTCQRLTCECDKRAALCFRRNLGTYNRKYAHYPNRLCTGPTPPC, encoded by the exons ATGAAACCTCCCCACGTGCTGGTGTTCCTTTGCCTCCTGG TGGCCCTGGTCACAGGGAACCTGGTCCAGTTCGGGGTGATGATCGAGAAGATGACAGGCAAGTCTGCCCTGCAGTACAACGACTATGGCTGTTACTGCGGCGTCGGCGGCTCCCACTGGCCGGTGGACGAGACTGACTG GTGCTGCCACGCCCACGACTGCTGCTATGGACGTCTGGAGAAGCTGGGCTGTGAGCCCAAACTGGAAAAGTATCTTTTCTCTGTCAGCAAACGTGGCATTTTCTGTG CCGGCAGGACCACCTGCCAGCGGCTGACCTGCGAGTGTGACAAGAGGGCCGCCCTCTGCTTTCGTCGCAACCTGGGCACCTACAACCGCAAATATGCCCATTACCCCAACAGGCTGTGTACCGGACCCACCCCGCCCTGCTGA